One stretch of Variovorax sp. 54 DNA includes these proteins:
- a CDS encoding homocysteine S-methyltransferase family protein, whose product MKPVIYTRGQALPGILAQRIAILDGAMGTMIQRFKLTEEQYRGERFKDFERDVKGNNELLSLTRPDVITDIHEAYLAAGADLIETNTFGATTIAQEDYKMAHLAREMNLESAKLARAACDKYSTPDKPRFVAGALGPTPKTASISPDVNDPGARNVDFESLRAAYYEQTEALVEGGSDVILVETIFDTLNAKAALFAVDEYFDNSGHRLPLIISGTVTDASGRILSGQTVTAFWHSVRHAQPLAIGLNCALGATLMRPYIQELARVAGDTYISCYPNAGLPNPMSDTGFDETPDVTSRLLHEFAAEGLVNIVGGCCGTTPDHIAAIGAAVAPAKGRMLNTNGFYKEAA is encoded by the coding sequence ATGAAGCCCGTCATCTACACCCGCGGCCAGGCCCTGCCTGGCATCCTCGCCCAACGCATTGCCATCCTCGACGGCGCGATGGGTACGATGATCCAGCGCTTCAAGCTCACCGAGGAGCAGTACCGCGGCGAGCGCTTCAAGGACTTCGAGCGCGACGTGAAGGGCAACAACGAGCTGCTGTCGCTCACGCGGCCCGACGTCATCACCGACATCCACGAGGCCTACCTCGCGGCCGGTGCCGACCTCATCGAGACCAACACCTTCGGCGCCACCACCATCGCGCAGGAGGACTACAAGATGGCCCACCTGGCGCGGGAGATGAACCTCGAATCGGCCAAGCTGGCGCGCGCGGCCTGCGACAAGTACAGCACGCCGGACAAGCCGCGCTTCGTGGCCGGCGCCCTTGGCCCGACGCCCAAGACCGCGAGCATCAGCCCCGACGTGAACGACCCGGGCGCACGCAACGTCGATTTCGAATCGCTGCGCGCCGCGTACTACGAGCAGACCGAAGCGCTGGTTGAAGGCGGCTCTGATGTGATCCTGGTCGAGACCATCTTCGACACGCTCAACGCCAAGGCCGCGCTGTTCGCGGTGGACGAGTACTTCGACAACAGCGGGCACCGCCTGCCGCTGATCATCAGCGGCACCGTGACAGACGCCTCGGGCCGCATCCTCAGCGGCCAGACCGTCACCGCCTTCTGGCACAGCGTGCGCCATGCGCAGCCGCTGGCCATCGGCCTGAACTGCGCGCTGGGCGCGACGCTGATGCGCCCCTACATCCAGGAGCTGGCGCGCGTGGCGGGCGACACCTACATCAGCTGCTACCCGAACGCCGGCCTGCCCAACCCGATGAGCGACACCGGCTTCGACGAGACGCCCGACGTCACCTCGCGCCTGCTGCACGAGTTCGCGGCCGAGGGGCTGGTGAACATCGTGGGCGGCTGCTGCGGCACGACGCCGGACCACATCGCGGCGATCGGTGCGGCGGTGGCGCCTGCGAAAGGCCGCATGCTGAACACCAACGGCTTCTACAAAGAAGCTGCCTGA
- a CDS encoding SH3 domain-containing protein, which translates to MNATSFLRRAALGALVLLLPLAAAAQQAFTRGAVNMRAGPSGDYPLVARLGPGQPVDVVGCTSGYGWCDVVLPDGGRGWVWSKNLDYAYQQQRVPLATYGAVIGVPIVSFVIGSYWADYYRDRPWYGDRRWWGQRPPPPPIAGWRPPPPVRPGWQPRPWPPGQGVRPPHGPGVRPPHGPGVRPPGGPGYRPPVDPGFRPPRPQPGFRPGPPPGVSHPHPGGGRPGGGGGGGGGRPHGGGGGGGGGHGGGQGHGHGRP; encoded by the coding sequence ATGAACGCCACATCCTTCTTGCGTCGCGCCGCCTTGGGCGCGCTCGTTCTGCTGCTGCCGCTTGCGGCGGCGGCGCAGCAGGCCTTCACGCGCGGCGCGGTCAACATGCGCGCCGGGCCCTCGGGCGACTACCCGCTCGTGGCACGGCTCGGGCCGGGGCAGCCGGTCGACGTGGTCGGCTGCACCAGCGGCTATGGCTGGTGCGACGTGGTGCTGCCCGACGGCGGGCGCGGCTGGGTCTGGTCGAAGAACCTCGACTACGCCTACCAGCAGCAGCGCGTGCCGCTGGCCACCTACGGCGCGGTCATCGGCGTGCCCATCGTGAGCTTCGTGATCGGCAGCTACTGGGCCGACTACTACCGCGACCGCCCCTGGTACGGTGACCGGCGCTGGTGGGGCCAGCGGCCCCCGCCGCCGCCGATCGCAGGCTGGCGCCCGCCGCCGCCCGTGCGCCCGGGCTGGCAGCCGCGGCCCTGGCCGCCGGGGCAGGGCGTGCGTCCGCCGCATGGGCCCGGGGTCCGGCCACCGCATGGCCCAGGCGTTCGTCCGCCCGGTGGGCCGGGTTACCGGCCGCCCGTCGACCCGGGGTTCCGCCCGCCGCGGCCACAGCCGGGCTTCCGGCCCGGACCGCCGCCGGGCGTGTCGCATCCGCATCCGGGCGGAGGCCGGCCCGGTGGGGGCGGCGGTGGAGGAGGAGGGCGTCCGCACGGCGGGGGTGGTGGCGGTGGTGGTGGGCACGGCGGCGGTCAAGGGCACGGCCACGGCCGGCCCTGA
- a CDS encoding LysR family transcriptional regulator: MAFSSDNVEVFLAVIDHGSFSAAARALRKVPSAVSMAIANLEAELALPLFDRSGREPQPTSAARSLEPQARLLAAQLRQLQVQALALTQGLEDRLTLAIAPELLAAPWSGPLAALADDYPLLQVEVLAAPQADALALLHSGRAQLALVFERPSLDGREGFQEVGSDTMVAVMAPDHPVLQAAAGGRLREEHLTNTRQIVVAGRDLGTSDPRFVFARHVWRTDNALAALSLITAGLGWGWLPRNFARPHVAAGALVEIPFENLSNGLDLWVDVVWSRERPLGLGAQRFVALIARDRQAAAGIETPAV; this comes from the coding sequence ATGGCTTTCTCCAGCGACAACGTCGAGGTTTTCCTGGCCGTGATCGACCACGGCTCGTTTTCGGCCGCCGCGCGGGCGCTGCGCAAGGTGCCCTCCGCCGTGAGCATGGCCATCGCCAACCTCGAGGCCGAGCTGGCGCTGCCGCTGTTCGACCGCAGCGGCCGCGAGCCGCAGCCCACGTCGGCCGCGCGTTCGCTCGAGCCCCAGGCGCGGCTGCTCGCGGCCCAGCTGCGGCAGTTGCAGGTGCAGGCGCTGGCGCTCACGCAGGGGCTGGAAGACCGGCTCACGCTGGCCATTGCGCCCGAGCTGCTGGCCGCGCCCTGGAGCGGGCCGCTGGCCGCGCTGGCCGACGACTACCCGCTGCTGCAGGTCGAGGTGCTGGCCGCGCCGCAGGCCGACGCGCTGGCGCTGCTGCACAGCGGCCGGGCGCAGCTTGCGCTGGTGTTCGAGCGGCCCAGCCTCGACGGCCGCGAGGGCTTCCAGGAGGTCGGCAGCGACACCATGGTGGCCGTGATGGCGCCCGACCATCCCGTGCTGCAGGCGGCGGCCGGCGGGCGCCTGCGCGAGGAGCACCTCACCAACACGCGGCAGATCGTGGTCGCCGGGCGTGACCTGGGCACCAGCGACCCGCGCTTCGTGTTCGCGCGGCATGTCTGGCGCACCGACAACGCGCTGGCCGCGCTGAGCCTGATCACCGCCGGGCTGGGCTGGGGTTGGCTGCCGCGAAACTTCGCGCGGCCGCACGTGGCGGCGGGTGCGCTGGTCGAGATTCCGTTCGAGAACCTCAGCAACGGGCTCGACCTGTGGGTGGACGTGGTGTGGTCGCGCGAACGGCCGCTGGGCCTGGGCGCGCAGCGCTTCGTGGCGCTGATCGCGCGCGACCGGCAGGCGGCGGCCGGCATCGAGACGCCGGCCGTTTGA
- a CDS encoding PACE efflux transporter, translating into MQGIQRRIVYISLYEGIAIVAASAGLALMSDAGLGHSGLLAVGASVIAVIWNLTFNALFERWESRQAVRGRSLKRRIAHAIGFEGGLIAFLVPMLAWGLGVSLWQALVMDLGLVVFFLVYTFVFNWAFDRVFGLPASAMGEAQPA; encoded by the coding sequence ATGCAGGGCATTCAGCGTCGGATCGTTTACATCTCCCTCTACGAGGGCATTGCCATCGTGGCGGCCAGCGCCGGCCTGGCCCTGATGTCGGACGCGGGGCTCGGCCATTCGGGCCTGTTGGCGGTGGGCGCCTCGGTCATCGCGGTGATCTGGAACCTGACGTTCAACGCCCTGTTCGAGCGCTGGGAGTCGCGCCAGGCGGTGCGCGGGCGCAGCCTGAAGCGCCGCATCGCCCACGCCATCGGCTTCGAGGGCGGCCTGATCGCCTTCCTGGTGCCGATGCTGGCCTGGGGCCTGGGCGTGTCGCTCTGGCAGGCGCTGGTGATGGACCTGGGCCTGGTGGTGTTCTTCCTGGTCTACACCTTCGTCTTCAACTGGGCCTTCGACCGCGTGTTCGGCCTGCCGGCCTCGGCGATGGGCGAAGCGCAACCTGCGTAA
- a CDS encoding lipase secretion chaperone, translating to MRGVALTLGAVALVAVGTGWLALGPDAGDAPRAAAPAAATATAAPSPAPRPASTAAAPDALLTSDLITLFDQVLAEAQADSKATLMARAPALLAKHLREDWRVRALGLLERYVDMQEALRTLQPPAPGDPAFLRRSLEAREVVRRQFFAPEEIEGLFGDQIRQDQFMAEKMELLSNPGLTPEQRAAALAQSEQAWLSPAQREVRKDAVAHLDVMRQTEALQARGASPQERFAARSEAYGYEVARGLATLDQETQEWNARLDRYASAPEAERAQLRETLFNENERLRLSGALAMRSSTAPKPAQ from the coding sequence ATGCGCGGTGTGGCGTTGACGCTCGGCGCGGTCGCGCTGGTGGCCGTGGGGACCGGCTGGCTGGCGCTGGGCCCCGATGCGGGCGATGCGCCACGGGCCGCCGCGCCCGCAGCAGCGACCGCGACCGCCGCACCGTCTCCCGCGCCACGCCCGGCCTCCACCGCCGCGGCCCCCGACGCCCTCCTCACCAGCGACCTCATCACCCTCTTCGACCAGGTGCTCGCCGAAGCACAGGCCGACAGCAAGGCCACGCTGATGGCCCGCGCGCCCGCCCTGCTGGCCAAGCACCTGCGCGAAGACTGGCGCGTGCGCGCGCTGGGCCTGCTGGAGCGCTATGTCGACATGCAGGAAGCCCTGCGCACCCTGCAGCCGCCCGCGCCCGGCGACCCGGCCTTCCTGCGGCGCAGCCTGGAGGCGCGCGAGGTGGTGCGCCGGCAGTTCTTCGCGCCCGAGGAAATCGAAGGCCTGTTCGGCGACCAGATCCGGCAGGACCAGTTCATGGCCGAGAAGATGGAACTGCTGTCCAACCCCGGCCTCACGCCCGAGCAGCGCGCGGCGGCGCTGGCGCAAAGCGAGCAGGCCTGGCTGTCGCCCGCGCAGCGCGAGGTGCGCAAGGACGCGGTGGCCCACCTCGACGTGATGCGCCAGACCGAGGCGCTGCAGGCGCGCGGCGCGAGCCCCCAGGAGCGCTTTGCCGCGCGCAGCGAGGCCTACGGCTACGAGGTGGCGCGCGGCCTGGCCACGCTCGACCAGGAAACCCAGGAATGGAACGCCCGACTCGACCGCTACGCCAGCGCCCCCGAAGCCGAGCGGGCCCAGCTGCGCGAGACGCTCTTCAACGAGAACGAGCGCCTGCGCCTGAGCGGTGCCCTGGCGATGCGCTCGTCCACTGCGCCCAAGCCGGCGCAATGA
- a CDS encoding esterase/lipase family protein: MARKSIVRLQHAATPMRAVALSCGLLAAAALTTLAPPAQAAVGDTATRVEARVTSDTAKTRYPIVLVHGLLGFDNLLGVDYFYDIPGKLAGAGAKVYVAQVSGTNTSEIRGEQLLQELKTIRALERNPTLKFNLIGHSQGSPTVRYVAAVAPDMVASVTSVGGANGGSKVADLLAKLPEGGIAQTLVVKAIGLLTGMIGFLSGKDPSQLPEVPLNALASLTTAGGAAFDAKFPQGRPAAGSSCDVKSGAAVANGVRYYSWSGVSTSFNLFDPSDAALSTLGGLFFFGEANDGLLAVCTTRLGTHLGDYRQNHLDEVNQAFGNTYGSQFPYYEKKPPELFREQAARLKSAGL; encoded by the coding sequence ATGGCCAGGAAGTCGATTGTCCGGTTGCAGCATGCAGCCACCCCGATGCGCGCCGTGGCCTTGAGCTGCGGTCTCCTGGCCGCAGCGGCCCTCACCACGCTGGCACCACCTGCGCAGGCCGCTGTCGGCGACACCGCGACGCGGGTCGAGGCCCGCGTCACCTCCGACACGGCGAAGACCCGCTACCCGATCGTGCTGGTCCACGGCCTGCTCGGCTTCGACAACCTGTTGGGCGTCGACTACTTCTACGACATCCCCGGCAAGCTGGCCGGCGCGGGCGCCAAGGTGTACGTGGCGCAGGTGTCGGGCACCAACACTTCCGAGATCCGCGGCGAGCAGCTGCTGCAGGAGCTCAAGACGATCCGCGCGCTCGAGCGGAACCCCACGCTCAAGTTCAACCTCATCGGCCATTCGCAGGGCTCGCCCACGGTGCGCTACGTGGCGGCGGTGGCACCCGACATGGTGGCGTCGGTCACGTCGGTCGGCGGCGCCAACGGCGGCTCCAAAGTGGCCGACCTGCTGGCCAAGCTGCCCGAAGGCGGCATCGCCCAGACCCTGGTGGTGAAGGCCATCGGCCTGCTGACGGGGATGATCGGTTTTCTCTCGGGCAAGGACCCGAGCCAGCTGCCCGAAGTGCCGCTGAACGCGCTGGCCTCGCTCACCACGGCGGGCGGCGCGGCCTTCGACGCCAAGTTCCCGCAGGGCCGGCCCGCCGCGGGCTCGTCGTGCGACGTGAAGAGCGGCGCGGCCGTGGCCAACGGCGTGCGCTACTACTCGTGGTCGGGCGTGTCGACCAGCTTCAACCTGTTCGACCCGAGCGACGCGGCGCTGTCGACGCTGGGCGGCCTGTTCTTCTTCGGTGAAGCCAACGACGGCCTGCTCGCGGTCTGCACCACGCGCCTGGGCACCCACCTGGGCGACTACCGCCAGAACCACCTGGACGAGGTCAACCAGGCCTTCGGCAACACCTACGGCAGCCAGTTCCCGTACTACGAGAAGAAGCCGCCGGAGCTGTTCAGGGAACAGGCCGCGCGACTCAAGAGCGCGGGGCTCTGA